In the genome of Acetobacter oryzifermentans, one region contains:
- a CDS encoding RNA pyrophosphohydrolase: MRDASATPLPYRPNVGAMIFHADGRIFIARRTDMPGAGGPLNEGTWQCPQGGIDTGEAPEKAVLREVAEEIGTDKVRILAEHPEWITYDLPQQLIGRALGGKYRGQTQKWFALAFEGTDVDIRLDAQTPAEFDAWQWIDLATLPQQNVGFKKPIYDRLVQDFAQFTKPRS, translated from the coding sequence ATGAGAGATGCAAGCGCCACGCCCCTTCCGTATCGCCCTAATGTTGGGGCCATGATTTTTCATGCTGATGGGCGCATTTTTATTGCTCGGCGTACGGATATGCCCGGCGCTGGCGGCCCCTTGAATGAAGGCACATGGCAATGCCCTCAAGGTGGTATTGATACCGGAGAAGCACCAGAAAAAGCTGTGCTGCGCGAAGTGGCAGAAGAAATTGGCACAGACAAAGTGCGTATTTTGGCCGAACATCCCGAATGGATTACGTATGATCTGCCACAGCAGCTTATAGGTCGTGCATTGGGAGGCAAGTATCGGGGGCAGACCCAAAAATGGTTTGCTCTGGCTTTTGAAGGCACAGATGTCGATATCCGGCTAGATGCCCAAACCCCTGCGGAATTTGACGCATGGCAATGGATAGATCTTGCCACCCTACCCCAGCAGAATGTGGGGTTTAAAAAACCAATTTATGATCGCTTGGTGCAGGATTTCGCACAGTTTACAAAACCGCGCTCATAA
- a CDS encoding HlyD family secretion protein, with the protein MRRAFEMAGNSMTDDHNDQSSANTGAPAKPEEKKKENPRRKIILTGVIAVLAVGAGVYWFMTRNEVETDDAFTAGRAITIAPHVSGYVTELLVNDNQFVRKGQLLARIDPRDWKAARDQAAAQVESAQASKNASDMMHMVAMLEFPGKLLQAKGQLEAAKAQEFKAQTDFRRQHVVERAATSQQDIDSARAALDAAKARVIAAQGAVQMAMPVQPNIQNTAIQITQEEAAVKTAQARLETANLNLEWTEIRAPHDGWISQRNLEQGNYVQQGQNILSIVEPEVWVVANYKETQITRMKPGQKVDIKVDAYPSLKVHGHIDSLQKGTGAQFSAFPPENATGNYVKIVQRVPVKILIDDGLDPNQPLALGMSVVPTVHVDTEGHSDSPPRDGAEPATPAAQ; encoded by the coding sequence ATGCGCCGTGCGTTTGAGATGGCAGGGAACAGTATGACAGACGACCACAACGACCAGTCTTCCGCAAATACCGGCGCACCAGCCAAGCCAGAAGAAAAGAAAAAAGAGAATCCTCGCCGCAAGATTATTCTCACTGGTGTTATTGCCGTGCTGGCTGTGGGGGCCGGTGTTTACTGGTTTATGACTCGCAATGAAGTTGAAACCGATGATGCTTTTACCGCCGGGCGCGCCATTACCATTGCGCCGCATGTTAGCGGGTATGTGACAGAACTGCTGGTGAACGATAACCAGTTTGTACGCAAAGGGCAGCTTCTGGCGCGTATAGACCCGCGAGACTGGAAAGCCGCGCGAGATCAGGCTGCTGCACAGGTTGAAAGCGCGCAGGCCTCCAAGAACGCCAGTGACATGATGCACATGGTGGCTATGCTGGAGTTTCCCGGTAAGCTGTTGCAGGCAAAAGGCCAGCTAGAAGCCGCCAAGGCTCAGGAATTTAAGGCGCAAACAGATTTCCGCCGCCAGCATGTGGTGGAACGTGCAGCAACTTCGCAGCAGGATATAGATTCCGCTCGTGCTGCGTTGGATGCCGCCAAAGCCCGCGTGATAGCCGCACAGGGTGCCGTGCAGATGGCCATGCCTGTGCAACCCAATATTCAGAACACCGCTATCCAGATCACTCAGGAAGAGGCCGCAGTTAAAACCGCACAGGCCCGGCTGGAAACGGCAAACCTGAATCTGGAATGGACAGAAATTCGTGCCCCGCATGATGGCTGGATTTCCCAACGTAATCTGGAACAGGGCAACTATGTGCAGCAGGGGCAGAATATACTGTCCATTGTGGAGCCGGAAGTATGGGTAGTGGCCAACTACAAGGAAACCCAGATTACCCGTATGAAGCCCGGCCAGAAGGTGGATATCAAGGTAGATGCCTATCCATCCCTTAAGGTGCATGGGCATATTGATTCACTGCAAAAAGGCACGGGCGCGCAGTTCAGTGCCTTTCCGCCAGAAAACGCAACCGGCAACTACGTAAAAATTGTGCAGCGCGTGCCAGTTAAAATCCTGATCGATGATGGGCTGGACCCCAACCAGCCGTTGGCACTTGGTATGTCCGTGGTGCCCACTGTGCATGTTGATACAGAAGGGCACTCTGATTCGCCGCCGCGTGATGGGGCAGAACCAGCAACCCCGGCTGCGCAATGA
- a CDS encoding DHA2 family efflux MFS transporter permease subunit produces MSTQAEVAPGGWKPKHNPWTVAFVVTMAAFMEILDTTIVNVSLPHIAGSLSSTYDDATWTLTAYLVANGIVLTISGWLGKVFGRKNYFLICIVMFTVSSFLCGTATSLAELVVFRLLQGFFGGGLQPNQQSIILDSFPPEKRAAAFGLTAIAAVVGPVIGPTLGGWITDNFSWRWIFFINVPFGFLTTVGVMALVEDPPWARKQKAPVDAIGISLITIGFASLEVMVDRGEDADWFGSTFIRIMGVLAFLGIGGAVLWLLHAKNPAVDLRVFKDRNFAVGTALMGAMGALLYASAIIVPQFAQQVMGYTATISGLLLSPGGIAVIFLIPIVGKLMTLMPVRNVIALGFGLMGIALFWSAHLLPLLDFHHLMLFRMSQTACLAFLFVPLSTIAYSTIPEKLNADASALFSMARNVLGSLAISGATALLTERRQAHQSYMVQWMTPYHQPYNDYLAQAKGVATAHGYAPGAAQAIAQHTLFQEFTRQVAMLSYNEVFMILGIGSFLCVPFCFLFSAITGSGKTTGAH; encoded by the coding sequence ATGAGCACACAGGCCGAAGTAGCCCCCGGCGGGTGGAAGCCGAAGCATAATCCGTGGACAGTCGCCTTTGTTGTGACCATGGCGGCGTTCATGGAAATTCTGGATACAACCATTGTGAACGTCTCCCTGCCACATATCGCAGGGAGCCTGTCCAGCACGTATGATGACGCTACATGGACATTGACCGCCTATCTGGTGGCCAACGGGATTGTGCTGACAATTTCCGGTTGGCTGGGTAAGGTTTTTGGCCGTAAAAACTACTTTCTTATCTGCATTGTTATGTTCACCGTATCGTCGTTTTTGTGCGGTACGGCCACCAGCCTTGCAGAACTGGTTGTTTTTCGTCTGTTACAGGGCTTTTTTGGCGGAGGGCTTCAGCCCAACCAGCAGTCCATTATTTTGGATAGTTTTCCGCCCGAAAAACGTGCCGCAGCGTTTGGCCTTACCGCCATTGCAGCCGTTGTGGGGCCGGTTATTGGGCCAACGCTGGGTGGGTGGATTACCGATAACTTCTCTTGGCGCTGGATTTTCTTCATCAACGTGCCATTCGGGTTTTTAACAACCGTTGGCGTTATGGCGTTGGTGGAAGATCCACCATGGGCGCGCAAACAAAAAGCCCCAGTGGATGCCATTGGTATCAGCCTGATTACCATTGGGTTTGCCAGCCTTGAAGTGATGGTGGACCGTGGTGAGGATGCAGACTGGTTTGGCTCCACCTTCATTCGCATTATGGGTGTGCTGGCGTTTTTGGGCATTGGTGGCGCTGTTTTGTGGCTGTTGCACGCCAAAAACCCGGCAGTGGATTTGCGTGTGTTCAAGGATCGTAACTTTGCGGTGGGCACAGCACTTATGGGGGCAATGGGGGCGCTGCTTTATGCATCCGCTATTATTGTTCCGCAGTTTGCCCAGCAGGTTATGGGGTACACGGCCACTATTTCCGGTTTGCTGCTTTCTCCGGGGGGAATTGCCGTTATCTTCCTGATCCCCATAGTGGGTAAGCTTATGACGCTCATGCCTGTGCGGAATGTGATTGCGCTTGGTTTTGGGCTTATGGGCATTGCTCTGTTTTGGTCAGCCCATTTGTTGCCATTGCTGGACTTCCATCATCTCATGCTGTTCCGCATGAGCCAGACGGCCTGTTTGGCTTTTCTGTTTGTGCCGCTTTCCACTATTGCGTATTCCACCATTCCGGAAAAACTGAATGCAGATGCTTCGGCATTATTCAGTATGGCGCGTAACGTGTTGGGGTCTTTGGCTATTTCTGGTGCCACGGCACTGCTTACAGAGCGGCGGCAGGCGCATCAGTCCTACATGGTGCAGTGGATGACGCCGTACCATCAGCCGTATAATGATTATCTGGCGCAGGCCAAGGGTGTTGCCACAGCCCACGGATACGCCCCCGGCGCGGCACAGGCCATTGCACAGCACACCCTGTTTCAGGAATTCACCCGGCAGGTGGCTATGTTGTCTTACAATGAAGTGTTCATGATCTTGGGTATAGGTTCGTTTCTTTGTGTGCCGTTCTGCTTCCTGTTTTCTGCCATTACAGGCAGTGGCAAGACGACTGGCGCACACTAA
- a CDS encoding CCA tRNA nucleotidyltransferase: MTRTLLHRLAPARLHALEQIWAVLPEARLVGGVVRDLMVGRAIADVDLAVPQPPEEVMQGLKAQGITVVPTGLAHGTVTAVIDSAPYEITTLRRDVETDGRHAVVCWTDNWQEDAARRDFTINAMSCDSTGAVHDYFGGQQDLAEGTVRFVGDVTLRIQEDALRILRFFRFWGRYGQGRADAQAMQAITAQAALLNGLSVERVWSELKRILAGPKAQDVVYLMQQAGILPVLLPEGANVPLFARLMAFNPPADALLRLAALVPNKSADMARRLKFSRAEAARLKAMQAEPVPLPKMSDAQLRHLLADTPPDILAARSWLHQARYSDVLGEELRQRLAQLEIPVFPIAGRDLLEAGCQPGPHVGQVLKDVRNWWQQGGCSADKQACLAYALELVKALP, translated from the coding sequence ATGACTCGCACTTTATTGCACCGGCTGGCTCCTGCACGTTTGCATGCGCTGGAGCAGATATGGGCCGTGCTGCCTGAAGCACGGCTTGTTGGCGGTGTGGTGCGTGATTTGATGGTGGGGCGCGCTATTGCAGATGTTGATCTGGCAGTGCCGCAACCGCCCGAAGAGGTTATGCAAGGCCTGAAGGCGCAGGGCATTACAGTTGTGCCTACCGGGTTGGCGCATGGCACAGTGACAGCGGTTATCGATTCCGCGCCCTATGAAATTACCACCCTACGGCGCGATGTGGAAACAGATGGACGGCACGCCGTGGTGTGCTGGACAGACAACTGGCAGGAAGATGCCGCGCGCCGAGATTTTACAATCAACGCCATGTCCTGTGACAGCACAGGTGCTGTGCATGATTATTTTGGCGGCCAGCAAGATCTGGCAGAAGGAACTGTGCGTTTTGTAGGCGATGTCACGCTGCGGATACAGGAAGATGCGCTGCGTATTCTGCGGTTTTTTCGCTTTTGGGGGCGCTATGGGCAGGGGCGGGCAGATGCACAGGCCATGCAGGCCATTACTGCGCAGGCGGCGTTGCTGAACGGCCTGTCTGTTGAGCGGGTATGGTCTGAACTTAAACGTATTCTGGCTGGGCCGAAGGCGCAGGATGTTGTGTATTTGATGCAGCAGGCCGGTATTCTGCCTGTTCTGTTGCCAGAAGGTGCAAATGTGCCTTTGTTTGCACGGTTGATGGCGTTTAATCCGCCAGCAGATGCACTGCTGCGGCTTGCTGCTTTGGTGCCGAATAAAAGCGCAGATATGGCACGCCGCCTCAAATTTTCTCGCGCTGAAGCCGCACGCCTCAAAGCCATGCAGGCTGAACCCGTACCTTTGCCCAAGATGTCCGATGCGCAATTACGCCATTTATTGGCAGATACTCCGCCAGATATTCTGGCTGCACGCAGTTGGCTGCATCAGGCGCGGTATTCTGATGTTTTGGGCGAAGAACTGCGGCAACGTTTAGCGCAGCTTGAAATCCCTGTGTTTCCGATAGCAGGGCGAGATTTGCTAGAGGCAGGCTGCCAGCCGGGGCCGCACGTTGGGCAGGTGCTGAAAGATGTGCGTAACTGGTGGCAACAGGGTGGTTGCAGCGCAGATAAACAGGCTTGTCTGGCCTATGCGTTAGAGCTGGTGAAAGCGTTGCCATAA
- a CDS encoding murein hydrolase activator EnvC family protein has product MKRIRPFSSSICPSFHWGKLAGYTAVLVAAPALLVGYPAMPLQAATTHHKKIATAHHSTQTAAKTSVRESKPRSTHTRKSKKAAEPSVMSDRSVREAQAAVNAAHAQHEAMEQEKARQAAAVAQSRSQNEAAQAAAAEAKNRALALSAATVSATSQLQSTEQQLSDLQDQISDVKKEQASLQAALVQDAHALAPILPLAERLSLYPSDTLLAAPMPQGDAITGFLVLRGLSRQMEQEAKGMRARQTRLTALNTTLTNKLAELNQLEQAQSHQRDTVRQQAALAREAQKQASATAINTNHQLQTATQRAASLQDAVSKLDALQAQAESALQKEIAAAERAHEAARAEAARRKMAAMVKTQGPGLTEHPSAGSGLRPVAGTLISTWGSATESGPATGMTYRTPPGASVRAPCAGTVDFAAPFRTYGQMLILNCGRHYRFIMAGLSGLAVDMGQSLTKGAPIGQMSSSGGSGTLFIQLRHGQKTINPAPFL; this is encoded by the coding sequence ATGAAACGTATCCGGCCTTTTTCTTCTTCTATCTGCCCGTCTTTCCATTGGGGGAAACTGGCCGGATATACGGCGGTTCTGGTTGCAGCGCCTGCTTTGCTGGTGGGCTATCCGGCAATGCCTTTGCAGGCTGCAACCACACATCATAAAAAAATAGCAACAGCACATCATTCCACGCAAACTGCAGCCAAAACCTCTGTGCGGGAAAGCAAGCCCCGCAGCACACATACGCGCAAAAGCAAAAAGGCCGCAGAACCTTCCGTAATGTCGGATCGTTCTGTGCGAGAAGCTCAGGCTGCCGTCAACGCAGCCCATGCGCAGCACGAGGCCATGGAGCAGGAAAAAGCCCGGCAAGCCGCTGCTGTTGCACAATCCCGTAGCCAGAATGAGGCTGCGCAGGCTGCAGCGGCAGAAGCCAAAAACCGCGCACTTGCGCTTTCTGCTGCAACAGTTAGCGCCACATCGCAACTTCAAAGCACAGAACAGCAGCTTTCTGATCTGCAAGATCAGATCTCGGATGTAAAAAAAGAGCAGGCTTCGCTTCAAGCCGCCTTAGTGCAAGATGCCCACGCGCTTGCCCCTATCCTTCCCTTGGCAGAACGTCTTTCTCTTTATCCGTCTGATACTTTACTGGCTGCGCCCATGCCGCAGGGTGATGCCATTACCGGCTTTTTGGTTTTGCGCGGGCTTTCCCGCCAAATGGAGCAGGAAGCCAAAGGCATGCGCGCCCGTCAAACCCGGCTGACGGCACTCAACACCACGCTAACAAACAAGCTGGCTGAACTGAACCAGCTTGAACAAGCCCAAAGCCACCAGCGCGATACCGTGCGCCAACAGGCCGCCCTTGCGCGAGAAGCCCAGAAGCAGGCGTCTGCCACTGCCATAAACACCAACCATCAACTGCAAACTGCAACACAGCGGGCTGCCAGTTTGCAGGATGCTGTTTCTAAACTGGATGCCCTACAGGCACAGGCCGAATCTGCCCTGCAAAAAGAAATAGCTGCCGCAGAACGCGCGCATGAGGCCGCGCGGGCTGAAGCTGCACGCCGTAAAATGGCCGCTATGGTAAAAACACAAGGGCCGGGGCTTACAGAGCATCCTTCTGCTGGATCTGGCCTGCGACCCGTTGCAGGCACACTTATTTCTACCTGGGGCTCTGCTACCGAATCTGGCCCGGCTACGGGCATGACATACCGCACGCCCCCCGGTGCCAGTGTGCGTGCCCCCTGTGCTGGCACGGTAGATTTTGCAGCCCCTTTCCGCACTTATGGGCAAATGCTTATTCTGAATTGCGGCCGCCATTACCGCTTTATCATGGCGGGCCTAAGCGGACTGGCCGTAGATATGGGCCAGAGTTTGACAAAGGGCGCACCTATAGGACAGATGAGCAGTTCCGGAGGCTCTGGCACGCTGTTCATTCAGTTGCGCCATGGGCAGAAAACCATCAATCCCGCGCCTTTTCTGTAA
- a CDS encoding ABC transporter ATP-binding protein, which translates to MTSQASASSTRSSRSSRDLLPDDTRVLLRRLWRQQVRHFPGNLTAVVLLTVLTAGLTALYPLVIQRALDMFSSHDSRILYQVPLLVVLITVAKSISQYAQTLASQGLVLKVIRGLQSEMFAHLMQADITDVEREAPAKLAARFTTDAVSIREAMIRAVNSLGDVVTVVGLIASMFYMDWELSLIAGLLYPIAAVPIQKLGKRVRRASGGMQERIGETAAFLTESFSQARTVRVYRLEQREEERAAISFDHLHQAMLRITRGRARVDPLLEALGGSAVAAVLGFAGWRAAMGGATLGDFSGFVAALLLAARPLRALGALNAALQEGLAGLVRIFEIIDEKPAVADSPNAVLLGAGQGDLVFKDVGFVYPDGRVGLSGLNFEAKPGFTVALVGPSGAGKSTALSLVPRLHDVTSGCILLDGQDLRDITLASLRDAIAYVSQDPLLFDLSVRDNILIGRPTATEEEVQAAAKAAAAEKFILALPAGYETIVGPGGQRLSGGQRQRVALARALLRNPRLLLLDEATSALDSENEAAVQDALVTLRKGRTTLVVAHRLSTVRSADLVVVMQEGHAVECGNHDELMAQNGLYARLVRTQGLER; encoded by the coding sequence ATGACGTCACAAGCATCTGCTTCCTCTACCCGTTCGTCCCGTTCTTCCCGCGATTTATTGCCGGATGATACCCGCGTGCTTCTGAGGCGGTTATGGCGGCAGCAGGTGCGCCATTTTCCCGGTAACCTTACGGCTGTTGTGCTGCTTACGGTATTAACAGCCGGGCTTACTGCATTGTACCCGCTGGTTATTCAGCGTGCGCTGGATATGTTTTCCAGCCATGATTCCCGCATTCTGTATCAGGTGCCGCTGTTGGTGGTGCTGATTACGGTTGCCAAATCCATTTCTCAATACGCGCAAACGCTGGCGTCTCAGGGGTTGGTGCTCAAGGTTATTCGTGGTTTGCAAAGCGAGATGTTTGCGCATCTGATGCAGGCGGATATTACCGATGTAGAGCGTGAAGCTCCGGCCAAACTGGCAGCACGTTTTACCACGGATGCCGTTTCTATCCGTGAAGCCATGATCCGCGCAGTAAACTCGCTGGGTGATGTTGTGACCGTGGTGGGGCTGATTGCCTCCATGTTTTACATGGATTGGGAACTCAGCCTGATAGCCGGTCTGCTTTACCCCATTGCCGCAGTGCCTATTCAAAAGCTGGGCAAACGCGTGCGGCGCGCTTCTGGTGGCATGCAGGAACGGATTGGGGAAACCGCTGCTTTTCTAACAGAAAGCTTTAGCCAGGCTCGTACTGTGCGCGTGTATCGGCTTGAACAGCGCGAGGAAGAACGCGCGGCCATTTCCTTCGATCATCTGCATCAGGCCATGCTGCGTATTACGCGCGGTCGTGCACGTGTTGACCCCTTGTTAGAAGCGCTGGGTGGTTCTGCCGTGGCTGCGGTATTAGGTTTTGCAGGGTGGCGGGCCGCTATGGGCGGGGCCACATTGGGGGATTTTTCCGGCTTTGTGGCGGCTTTGTTGCTGGCAGCACGCCCCTTACGTGCATTAGGGGCCTTGAACGCCGCTTTGCAGGAAGGGTTGGCCGGGCTTGTGCGTATTTTTGAAATTATTGATGAAAAACCCGCCGTGGCAGATAGCCCCAATGCTGTGCTTCTTGGTGCCGGGCAGGGTGATCTGGTTTTTAAAGATGTCGGCTTTGTTTACCCAGATGGTCGCGTTGGTCTTTCCGGCCTTAATTTTGAGGCCAAGCCGGGCTTTACCGTAGCGCTGGTGGGGCCATCTGGTGCAGGTAAGTCCACTGCGCTTTCCCTTGTGCCGCGGCTGCATGATGTCACATCGGGCTGCATTTTACTGGATGGGCAAGATCTGCGGGATATCACACTGGCCAGCTTGCGAGATGCCATCGCTTATGTCAGCCAAGATCCGCTGCTGTTTGACCTTTCTGTGCGCGACAACATTCTGATAGGCCGCCCCACCGCCACGGAAGAAGAGGTTCAGGCAGCGGCCAAAGCAGCCGCAGCCGAAAAGTTTATTCTGGCCTTGCCCGCAGGGTATGAAACCATAGTGGGGCCGGGTGGGCAGCGCCTTTCTGGCGGGCAGAGGCAGCGTGTGGCCTTGGCGCGCGCTCTACTGCGCAACCCACGCCTTCTGCTGCTGGACGAAGCGACAAGCGCACTGGATAGTGAGAACGAAGCCGCAGTGCAGGACGCTTTGGTGACCCTGCGTAAAGGGCGTACAACGCTTGTGGTGGCGCATCGTCTTTCCACCGTACGGTCAGCAGATCTGGTGGTGGTCATGCAGGAAGGCCATGCTGTGGAATGCGGAAACCATGATGAACTCATGGCGCAAAACGGTCTATATGCGCGGCTGGTTAGAACACAGGGGTTGGAACGTTAA
- a CDS encoding divergent polysaccharide deacetylase family protein has protein sequence MHTPSLWQQLPSNGRTFIRFWGGCATAAVALAIGLEVMGPPGLSIEGQDIDVSADSAAKQSSPIQRTTIPGPQADLLESKNGPGGFPLPKVGAHDRTPKKVYAAPAVDVPPGTPMVALLIDGIDQTDDLTTEAINSLPGSVSLGISPYAANPEELMNAARQHRHETLLSLPIQDNASKNTDAGPKALGLLLSPQQNMDNLNWALSHLAGYVGVTNAFAGQNGGSFPQSESFKSLVKAIDQRGLLYLDATPGTQTEGASSAATADVVVNTDTDIVNIDIQLLKLQQMARQNGRAIGILGPLRPVAMACLRAWLPHLKDMGIALVPVSQIVLPPDMSAYGPAAADGSMHVNLSNPRVQQQGQPQQ, from the coding sequence ATGCACACTCCATCGCTCTGGCAGCAACTGCCCTCTAACGGGCGCACCTTTATTCGCTTTTGGGGCGGGTGCGCTACAGCCGCCGTGGCGCTGGCCATAGGGTTGGAGGTTATGGGGCCGCCCGGCCTTTCCATTGAGGGGCAGGATATTGATGTTTCGGCAGATTCCGCTGCCAAACAATCCTCCCCCATCCAGCGCACCACCATTCCCGGCCCGCAAGCCGATCTACTGGAAAGCAAGAATGGCCCGGGGGGCTTTCCGCTTCCCAAAGTGGGTGCACATGATCGCACACCTAAAAAGGTTTATGCCGCACCTGCTGTGGATGTGCCGCCCGGCACCCCCATGGTGGCTTTGCTGATTGATGGCATAGATCAGACAGATGATCTGACAACAGAAGCCATAAACTCCCTGCCCGGTTCGGTTTCTCTGGGTATTTCACCCTATGCCGCCAACCCTGAAGAACTGATGAACGCAGCACGCCAACATCGGCATGAAACGCTGCTTTCTCTCCCCATTCAGGATAACGCCAGCAAGAATACAGATGCCGGGCCCAAAGCGCTTGGGCTGCTACTTTCCCCCCAACAGAACATGGATAATCTGAACTGGGCGCTTTCTCATCTGGCGGGATATGTGGGGGTTACCAATGCCTTTGCAGGGCAAAATGGCGGTAGCTTCCCGCAATCTGAAAGCTTTAAATCTTTGGTAAAAGCCATAGATCAGCGCGGCCTGCTTTATCTGGATGCTACACCGGGCACACAAACCGAAGGCGCCAGTAGCGCTGCTACCGCGGATGTTGTGGTGAATACGGATACCGATATTGTAAATATTGATATCCAGTTGTTGAAACTTCAGCAAATGGCACGGCAGAATGGGCGCGCCATTGGCATTCTGGGGCCATTACGGCCAGTGGCCATGGCCTGCCTGCGCGCATGGTTACCACACCTGAAAGATATGGGCATTGCCTTGGTGCCAGTTAGCCAGATTGTTCTACCGCCGGATATGTCCGCCTATGGCCCTGCCGCCGCAGATGGCAGCATGCATGTCAACCTCTCCAACCCACGGGTGCAGCAGCAAGGCCAACCGCAACAATGA
- a CDS encoding S41 family peptidase has protein sequence MKFRTGLMFGATALTGLALAFHPGHFSGSALVAAPAQAATAPDATPTTNHAETYRLLTLFGTVMDMIRQQYVEPVSDRDLITNALNGMLSGLDPHSSYMTQKQYDDMMVQMKGEFGGLGLELQQQDGHIRVVSPIDGTPGFRAGIKPGDYIIAVDGHPIDGTPLDEAVKKMRGKANTKITLTLVREKTPKPIVVTLTREVIHIDVVKSALYDRVGYIRVAQFNETTEKELLKAYNSLKQQAGGKLAGLVLDLRNDPGGLLDQAVDVSSNFIRSGEIVSTRSRNPKDSQRWDAHGTDITDGLPLVVLINGGSASASEIVSGALQDHHRAVLIGTRSFGKGSVQSIIPIPGNGAVRLTTARYYTPSGRSIQALGITPDIVVKETREDPAFSLREADLEHILKNQGGNQTKAQPRTDLPAIAKDIPNEPPANWPEFEYDKPATDFQLQEGLRIVRFMAGLPSPDPAASLPPAKQPAKTDSATHH, from the coding sequence ATGAAGTTCCGCACAGGTCTGATGTTCGGCGCCACTGCCTTAACCGGCCTTGCCCTGGCTTTTCATCCGGGCCATTTTTCTGGCTCCGCCCTTGTTGCAGCCCCTGCGCAGGCTGCCACGGCGCCAGATGCCACGCCCACCACAAACCACGCTGAAACATACCGACTGCTAACGCTGTTTGGCACGGTTATGGACATGATCCGCCAACAGTATGTGGAACCTGTTTCAGACCGTGATCTGATTACCAATGCGCTAAACGGTATGCTGAGCGGGCTAGACCCGCACAGCTCCTACATGACGCAAAAACAGTATGATGACATGATGGTACAGATGAAGGGCGAATTTGGCGGCCTTGGTCTGGAACTTCAGCAGCAGGATGGGCATATCCGCGTTGTTTCCCCTATTGATGGCACGCCGGGCTTTAGGGCTGGCATCAAGCCGGGTGATTACATTATTGCCGTAGATGGCCACCCGATTGACGGCACCCCGCTAGATGAAGCCGTGAAGAAAATGCGCGGCAAGGCCAACACTAAAATTACCCTGACACTGGTGCGCGAAAAAACACCTAAACCCATTGTGGTAACGCTAACGCGTGAAGTGATTCACATCGATGTTGTGAAATCTGCACTGTATGATCGGGTAGGTTACATCCGCGTAGCACAGTTTAACGAAACCACGGAAAAAGAGCTGCTGAAAGCTTATAACAGCCTCAAGCAGCAGGCTGGCGGTAAGCTGGCCGGGCTAGTGCTGGATCTGCGGAACGATCCGGGTGGCCTGCTGGATCAGGCTGTGGATGTTTCTTCCAACTTCATCCGTTCGGGTGAGATTGTTTCCACCCGCTCGCGCAACCCCAAAGACAGCCAGCGTTGGGATGCGCACGGCACCGACATTACAGATGGCCTGCCTCTGGTCGTGCTGATTAACGGTGGCTCCGCCTCGGCTTCCGAAATTGTTTCTGGCGCATTGCAGGATCATCACCGTGCGGTGCTGATTGGCACGCGCTCCTTTGGTAAGGGCTCTGTGCAGTCTATTATCCCCATTCCGGGTAATGGTGCCGTACGCCTAACCACTGCGCGTTACTATACGCCTTCTGGCCGTTCTATTCAGGCACTGGGCATCACACCGGATATTGTGGTGAAGGAAACGCGGGAAGATCCGGCCTTCAGCCTGCGCGAAGCTGATCTGGAGCATATTCTGAAAAATCAGGGCGGCAACCAGACCAAGGCACAGCCGCGCACGGATCTGCCAGCCATTGCCAAGGATATTCCAAACGAACCACCGGCAAACTGGCCGGAGTTTGAATACGATAAGCCTGCAACAGACTTCCAGCTTCAGGAAGGCCTGCGTATTGTGCGCTTTATGGCTGGCCTGCCTTCTCCAGATCCGGCTGCATCTCTGCCGCCTGCCAAGCAACCCGCTAAAACGGATAGTGCAACGCACCACTAA